TGCCCAGGGACACCGCCGAGGCCAAGAAGAAGCAGATAGAGATCTTCGGGGCGACCCTAGAGGTCGTCGATGGTGACCGCATGGCAGCGGCCTCGATGGCGCTCTCCCTGTCGGAGACCGCCTATTACGCAAGCCATGTCTGGAACCCCTTGTTCCTGGAAGGCACGAAGACGGTGGCCTTCGAAATATGGGAGCAACTCGGTTTCAGGGCGCCCGATGTCATGGTGGTACCTGCCGGCAACGGGACGATGCTCCTCGGCGTCTTCAAGGGCTTCAAGGAATTGCTCCAGCGGGCCCGGATAAGGCGCCTGCCGAGGATCTACGCCGTTCAGAGCTCCCGCTGCTCCCCCCTTTATGCCGAATGGAACGAAACGGGTGAAAAGACCTTCAGGGGCACCGTAGCCGAGGGAATCGCCATAACGGCCCCCCCTCGCATGAAGGAGATGGTCGACGCCCTTCGCGTGAGCAGGGGCGACGTCGTCGTCGTGGACGACGAGAACATACTAGCCGAGGAGGAGCGCCTTGCTCTCGAGGAAGGGTTCCTGGTGGAACCGACGGCCGCCGCGGCCTCCGCCGCCGAGAGATTTCTCAGAACCAGGGGCGTGATAACTTCGGAGGAGACCGTCGTGGTCCCCCTGACGGGGAGTGGGCTGAAGAAGGCTCCCGTAAAGCGTCCGAAAAAGCAGGCAACCCCCGACGAGGAACGCCCGCTTTTCGACACTGGGGGGAGAAGGATCGGGGAACGGCCCCATTACGTGGACCGAAACAGGGAAGTACCCGGAAAGAGGCAATAAATCAAATGGTCAAGGTCAGAGAGATCGATGTATCCCTCGTCTCTGAGGTCGTCAAGGGACTTTTCCTGAAGGCCGGCGTATCCATAGGGCAGGATGTCTACAACGCCTTGGTCCATGCCAGGGATAAACGGGAGGAATCTCCTCTGGGGAGGTCCGTGCTGGACCAGATCCTGCGCAACCACGACCTGGCGAGGGCCGGTCATATGCCCCTCTGCCAGGACAGCGGCATGGCTGTCGTCTTTGCCGACGTCGGCCAGGGAGTGCTCCTGGTAGGGGGCGACTTCGCCGAGGCCGTTGATTCGGGCGTGGAGGAAGCCTACCGCGAAGGATACTTCCGGAAGTCCATCGTGGTGGACCCGCTTTTCGATCGGCGAAACACCGGTACTAACACCCCGGCGGTGCTTCACACGAGGGTCGTCCCCGGCGACAGGGTGAGGCTTTTGGCGACTCCCAAGGGTTTCGGCAGCGAGAACATGAGCGCTCTCCGGGTACTCACGCCCGGGCAGGGACCCCGGGAGGTCCTTGAATTCGTCAGGGATACCGTCGAGGCCGCCGGCCCCAACCCCAGTCCCCCCACCCTGGTTGGCGTCGGCATAGGCGGGACGGTGGAGGTTGCCGCCCTCATGGCCAAGAGAGCCACCCTCTACCCCGTGGGACGGCGGAACCCCGACGGCAGGTACGCCGAACTGGAACTGAGGACCCTGGAAGCCGTGAACGCCCTTGGGATAGGGCCGGCAGGGCTGGGGGGAAGTGTCACCTGCCTGGACATCCACATGGAATCCGCACCCGGCCATATCGCGGGAACGCCCGTGGTGGTCAAC
This DNA window, taken from Thermovirga sp., encodes the following:
- a CDS encoding fumarate hydratase, whose translation is MVKVREIDVSLVSEVVKGLFLKAGVSIGQDVYNALVHARDKREESPLGRSVLDQILRNHDLARAGHMPLCQDSGMAVVFADVGQGVLLVGGDFAEAVDSGVEEAYREGYFRKSIVVDPLFDRRNTGTNTPAVLHTRVVPGDRVRLLATPKGFGSENMSALRVLTPGQGPREVLEFVRDTVEAAGPNPSPPTLVGVGIGGTVEVAALMAKRATLYPVGRRNPDGRYAELELRTLEAVNALGIGPAGLGGSVTCLDIHMESAPGHIAGTPVVVNICCHAARHAEVTI
- a CDS encoding pyridoxal-phosphate dependent enzyme, which codes for TPLVRSRSGGPLYKLEYLFPTGSFKDRGSVLVMTEAKNLGHGTVVQDSSGNAGASIAAYAARCGISATVIVPRDTAEAKKKQIEIFGATLEVVDGDRMAAASMALSLSETAYYASHVWNPLFLEGTKTVAFEIWEQLGFRAPDVMVVPAGNGTMLLGVFKGFKELLQRARIRRLPRIYAVQSSRCSPLYAEWNETGEKTFRGTVAEGIAITAPPRMKEMVDALRVSRGDVVVVDDENILAEEERLALEEGFLVEPTAAAASAAERFLRTRGVITSEETVVVPLTGSGLKKAPVKRPKKQATPDEERPLFDTGGRRIGERPHYVDRNREVPGKRQ